One window from the genome of Pyxicephalus adspersus chromosome 6, UCB_Pads_2.0, whole genome shotgun sequence encodes:
- the LOC140332899 gene encoding opsin-5-like, with protein MGNGSDTSEFHSSISKTNDIILGVIYTLFGIFSLSGNSMLLLVAYRRRSMLKPAEFFIVNLAISDLCMTTTLFPLAIPSLFAHRWLFDKVTCEYYAFCGVLFGLCSLTNLTVLSTVCCMKVCYPAYGNKFSSYHSRILLLCVWVYAFVFATAPLADWGSYGPEPYGTACCIDWKAPNREHRALSYIVCLFVFCYILPCTLILISYTLILLTVKGARKAVQQHLSPQNKGSNVHSLIIKLSVAVCISFLLAWTPYAVVAMWAAFSDAGRVPAIAFALAAAFAKSSTLYNPMVYLLLKPNFLNVVTKDLSVFQALCTMVCGSCRTPVKQSPCIQPDVRSPYAESRCCVEAFDCFSNYPQCCSLGKMNMGHPAGITLVKTQPATVVSSSSVHLVVHSSRTKSTLETVEVTAGSLPPDCMKDFL; from the exons ATGGGAAATGGCTCAGACACATCCGAATTTCACTCAAGTATATCGAAAACCAATGACATCATCTTAGGAGTCATCTATACCCTGTTCG GAATCTTCTCTCTGTCAGGGAACTCCATGCTCCTGCTTGTGGCTTATCGCAGGCGCTCCATGCTGAAGCCAGCCGAGTTCTTTATCGTCAACCTGGCAATCAGTGATCTGTGTATGACAACCACTCTCTTCCCTCTGGCCATCCCCTCACTTTTTGCTCACAG GTGGCTGTTTGATAAAGTGACCTGTGAATATTACGCCTTTTGTGGGGTTCTCTTCGGGCTTTGCAGTCTGACGAACCTAACAGTGCTGAGCACCGTCTGCTGTATGAAAGTTTGCTATCCAGCATACG GAAATAAATTTTCTTCTTACCACTCACGAATCCTGCTTCTCTGCGTCTGGGTGTACGCATTTGTGTTTGCCACAGCCCCACTGGCAGATTGGGGAAGTTACGGACCAGAACCCTATGGTACTGCTTGCTGTATAGACTGGAAGGCCCCCAACCGGGAACACCGAGCCTTATCCTATATCGTGTGCTTGTTTGTCTTCTGCTACATCTTGCCCTGCACACTAATCCTCATCTCTTACACTCTCATTCTGCTCACTGTGAAAGGGGCAAGGAAAGCCGTGCAACAGCACCTGTCACCGCAGAACAAAGGGAGCAATGTGCACAGCCTTATAATAAAG CTCAGTGTGGCAGTCTGTATTAGTTTCCTCCTCGCATGGACTCCTTACGCCGTTGTGGCAATGTGGGCAGCTTTTAGTGATGCCGGAAGAGTCCCAGCAATAGCATTTGCCCTTGCAGCCGCCTTTGCCAAGTCTTCTACCCTGTACAACCCCATGGTGTACCTTTTATTGAAGCCAAATTTCCTAAATGTTGTTACCAAAGACTTGTCTGTCTTTCAGGCCTTGTGCACCATGGTCTGTGGCAGCTGCCGAACCCCCGTGAAGCAATCGCCATGCATACAGCCGGATGTCAGGAGCCCCTATGCGGAGAGCCGCTGTTGCGTTGAAGCATTTGATTGCTTCAGTAATTACCCACAATGCTGTAGTCTGGGTAAGATGAACATGGGACACCCAGCAGGCATCACCCTGGTCAAGACTCAACCAGCTACTGTTGTGTCAAGCTCCTCGGTCCATCTTGTTGTACATTCCTCCAGAACTAAATCCACCCTGGAAACTGTGGAGGTCACAGCAGGCTCCCTGCCACCAGACTGTATGAAAGACTTTCTGTGA
- the CEBPB gene encoding CCAAT/enhancer-binding protein beta has protein sequence MNRLLTWEPPGCAPTRAMEATNFYYELPASAECLGGKVQRRGLRPETGNIGEHERAIDFSPYLEADCGEFLCELGAPHYKPGPLIYPKMEESPAIRPYLPFHAVPSGSSGNLSSASSCSPPGTPNPGSKSNGSKHKKPLDKQSDEYKMRRERNNIAVRKSRDKAKIRNMETQHKVLELTAENERLQKRVEQLSRELTTLRNLFKQLPPEATGRC, from the coding sequence ATGAATCGGCTGCTGACCTGGGAGCCGCCGGGATGCGCCCCTACTAGAGCCATGGAAGCCACCAACTTCTACTACGAGCTGCCCGCCAGTGCTGAGTGTCTGGGAGGCAAAGTCCAGCGCCGGGGGCTCCGCCCTGAGACGGGCAACATCGGAGAGCACGAGCGGGCGATAGACTTCAGCCCTTACCTGGAAGCGGATTGCGGGGAGTTCTTGTGTGAGCTAGGGGCCCCACACTACAAGCCGGGGCCCCTGATCTACCCTAAGATGGAGGAGTCCCCGGCCATCAGACCCTACTTACCTTTCCATGCGGTGCCCTCCGGTAGCAGCGGTAACCTGAGCAGCGCCTCCTCCTGCAGCCCCCCGGGCACCCCGAACCCGGGCTCCAAGTCCAATGGCTCCAAGCACAAGAAGCCGCTGGACAAGCAGAGCGATGAGTACAAAATGCGCCGGGAGAGGAACAACATCGCCGTCCGGAAGAGCCGGGACAAAGCCAAGATCCGGAACATGGAGACCCAGCACAAAGTCCTGGAGCTGACCGCAGAGAAtgagaggctgcagaagaggGTGGAACAACTCAGCAGGGAGCTCACCACCCTGCGGAACCTCTTCAAACAACTGCCGCCAGAAGCCACGGGGAGGTGCTAG